The stretch of DNA GACTAGTGCCCGTAAATATCCGTCGACATCTCTAGACTTTTAGGGAACTAAGTTATTTGCCAAGTAATTGGAAGAACAAAAGGTGAAGGTGAGTTGAGTCCTGAGACTCACAAGACTAAAGAAATTACTTACATATTACTCACTAACAACGTCTTCCTATCGGCAACAGAAGTTAAACTATAGCTTCTTACGAACTAGACCAACATCgagcaacttttttttttagtgtatcAAGAACCTTAATTGTAGAATAAATTTTGATCATATCCTATACAAAATATCAGCAAAAACTATTCTAAATGAATGAAGTTACCTCTCAAAGAAGAACTGAAAGTTATTGAATTAATTGGAGTTAGATTATGAAAGTAACGTTTAGCAACAGAAGTGGAGAAACATTATTAATCATTATGGTGTTACAATTTCTTCCCTAATTTGGGACCGTATTTAATCAATCCGTTTTACTTTACCTTTGCTTTCTGACGCAGTTGGAAGCTCGAAGTAAtagcaagcgctaatcctataataaaataCAGGTATCGTCACAAAAAATTCTGAAATCCACTAGATTTCTGAAATTCACCCGAATAATTTGGAATTCACCAAACTTAGAAAaatctctataattttattgaatgaaaatgtTGCCTAAAAgatagtttaaaaaaataacacatttagctaaaataaaaatataacaaatctacctaaaaatagtaaaagaaaataacacatttagctaaaataaaaatataacaaatctaGCTAAAATCAAATCTGCACTATTTTCGTTTATGCACCacttcatcttcaatttctttctttttatgacaaaaaaaattccttttttttagccaaaaaaagtctttttttttttgttttgataattaTGAAGGAAAAAACAGTCTTTAgccaaataaattttttattcattcatgctcttttaaaaaataataatccatctcatttaaaaaataaaaaattacggCACTTCTTCTCTTCGTCTTCACATTTTCTTCTCTTCGTCCCATTTTAATGCTATCGTTTAACATTCATCATTTTCCTTCCTTCGTCTCCATCATGAGTTTTGCTTCTAGTAATCCAAAAAATGAACAAGTAAGCCACTCAGAGGGGGCGCCCGACGTGGCCATTTCGAGTATAATCCACCGGAAGAAACTTCAAACAAGTAAGCTAAAACTCCAAATAGGCAAGAAACATCGATTGTGGGTTACTTGTCTATTAATAGGTAAGGtggcaaaaaaaaatctctcttTGATAATGATCCTACTTGTCCTTGTCTCCGTCAAAGGGATCCGTCAAATTCATAATTGCTTTGAAGTTTCATCCGGACAAACAAGCTTACCTCCTTTCTGAGAAAAGTGAAGCTGCAAAGGAGGCAAAGAAGGATGAACTAGAAACAAATTTCATGGCAATCCAGAAGGCATAGTCTCCTAAATATTCGCAAGCACGAACCTTTGTTCTAGTTGCAAGACACAGCCTTTACTAATAACAGAGACTAAATACatcatattttaatcaaattaagATTTTAAATCACAGTCGCAATCTTTGATATTATAAAGAATCAGTCAAATACGATTGCTACGACCACACTCACGGTTGCCCACATTTTTGAAAAAactcttaatatatatataatatatccaTTCTAGAGTGTATACTATAATGGAGTCCATAGTCAAACAGTGTTTTAACCAACCAAGACTAGAAGAAGACAAGCCTCAAAAACATTATAAGAGGAACATCATGACATGACAAGTATATCAATACCAAGAAACTGGCAACATAGACACAAAGGAGTAAAATCATATCTTTAACACAGCCTCCATGTCCAATATTTCCTATACAAATCCTGTTAGACATGACAACCTAAGCAGAACATAAAGAACTAGTACCATGAAAACCCTTTACGGATTCTTATACCCGTAAGAGATTCACAGCTGAAGCAGAGGTAATGCCATAACAACTCCAAAGATGGAGAAGAGCAAAAACATCAACCATGTTGGAAAtggttgttttttgtttctccTCACAGCATTCAATCCTTCTACCTTTTTCATGTCTTCTCCGGCTGAGTCTAAATTCGTTTCTGAAACAGACCTTGAACTTTTATCCTGATGAGACTCTGATGAGGCATGCTGTTCTGAAGCAGCTTGCTCTTGCTGCAGGTTGTAATTATCAACGTACTCGGGGAACATTTTCCTGAATGTTGCACTGTATGGAAACAACAGCATTTAATTGTGGAAGACAAATCACAGAGATATTACTCAATGCTCGATTCCATCATGAATGGCTAGTGCAATATAATGGTTATACTTACTTTTTGCAATTGAAAGCAAGTGAAGATTTTGCTAGACGCTGCTTCTCGGCAGTAGTGGTGGTTACACTGCCAGTGGTTGGACTGGTGTCCATCTGTAAAAGAGAAGTCAGCCATATATATCAAAAGCtctaaaaataacataacacAGCATCTGTCATGAAGTATTATCGATTGCGTAACAtttgccatttaaaaaaaaaatgtatttaatgGACTCTATCAACAACTGCACTACCGTTATCAACACCTACAACTAGGGAGTCCACCAAGTTCTAAGGATGTATGCTTTTGTTTAGCTATAATATAATATGTAGAACAAAGACAAGACTAATATGGCTACTCGATCTTTAACTCCCCTTCCATCCTCACCAACCCACCCAAAAAATCGCCAAATGAGGCAATTTGCAAGAGCGATAATAACTTCTGAGCACACAATTACCATACCAGAGGGTAGAAACTAGAGTTCAATTAGAAATTTAAGAAATATGAAGAAACCATAACATACCATGAATGAAAGAAGCCCGGTAAGTATGCTGCATTCATAAATTGGAAACATCAGTACAAAACTATAAAGTAATCATCAGCACCTACTATTAATCTCAGATACATATCGCGTGAGCAAAAGAatacaaacaaatttcaaaagtcagaataaataaaaacacaaaaggGAGTAAACCACGGAAAAGAACTTCAAAATGTGAGCATTCTGACCTTGATACAGACCACATTGGATTCCAAGATTCAGGATGAACTGCAAAAACAGAAAACCCCGTAGAAAAATTAAACTGTAGCAATATGGGTAACTATGATAAAAATTAGTTTGTCTTCGGATAGTTTAAAGAACTTACAATCACTCATTGATAAACAGATCTTTTTCTGTGTCATGAACCTTCCATTAGGTGTTGTCATGCTACATCATAGAAAGTATGAACTTGGTTATAACAGACCAAATGAATGAAAATTAGAATGATCAAGCATACAGCAGCAAGAAGTCACCTGATTCCAGGAGGTTTATATGGATATTCTGGAGGAAACTTAATTTTTCCATAGTAATATCCACCTAAAAAGCaaccaaaaaacataaatacaatataaattgAGATAGCAATAAATTGGGTGTTGGGACATGCAAAATTAAAGCACGTTATGGCTGAAGCCTAAAAACAAAATGGCATCTGGAATATTCAGCGTTAAACCTGCAAAAGGTGTTCCCTCGCTTCCTTCCAATACATAATCTGAGACATAAACACATAATAAGATCAGCAACAAGTATCAATCACTCCTTGACCAATAAATTAGAATTAAGTTGCTGACAAGACAATACAATATTTTCCTTTCTTACTGACAATATAGAAGCATTAAGGAAAGAGCGCTTAGGAGCAAAAGCAAGGTTGCTGCGTTGTGACCACTGACCAGTTAGCAGTGTTGTCGAATATCTGCCATCGCAGATATCGGTGGCGGAATTTCAACAGGGCGCCGTAGAGAAGTGGTGGTGTGGCGGATTTTGCATGGCGGCCACCACAAGGGTTACAGTCATGGTGGCGTTGcggaaaaagagaaaataaagcGGAAAAGGTATTTTTTTCTCACAAAAAACACGGGCTAGGACGTGTAACCCGACCCAACCCAAGCTCAAAATGGGTTTAAATTCTAATAAACCCTAAAAATAGATATTTTACCAGTTTACTCTCTTCTTTCTACGCACTTCGCTTCTTAGCTCTCTGCCCTGCTCTCTTCCTCTACGCCGTGTGCAACTACTTGCggccaccaccaccacccaaCTGCGACCACCCGACGACCAAGCTGCAACCAGCAAACCACCACAAAGCTCTATGTTCTCTCTGTTTTCTATTTCTTATTGATGAGTATTCTGTTTCTTCgtttttttctcatttatttctttatttgcttttatttcttcattttctggtttgttttgtttcttctatatttaattctttattttccctgtttaaatttcttaagtattttttttaattgtttattgaCACCcagtttttaaattattatcttaAATCAACTGAATTTGGTTCTTAGTTCTGTTTTTCAattgttcttttatttatttctgtTGTTTTTATGTGcgaatatatataatacataaaataagtttttgtttGTCCGACGTGCATCAGCCATTTCCCGTTAGGCCTTCCGCTATATGTTTATGGTGGATTTTGGCTCGCCGCCATTAACCACCATCCACCATCGACAACACTTCCAGTTAGTCACGGGGTCAACAACATTCATGAATACATGTACCAAAGATTCAAGATGAACCATATATGAAATGTAACTGTGAAACAAACTTACGCCACTCAAGAATATCACTTGGTGAAGGGCGAGCCACAATATGAGAAACTGGCTCCTGCAAATACAATAATAGAATTAAGCATTGTCTACTTGAAATACTCTTTAAATACCATGATCTAGGCAATTGATACAGACCCAAAAAATCTACCTTAGTAAAATACATGTAGATTGATCAATCATAAAAAACGTATTAAGAAACTATAGACGCATTGTattaagaacaaaaataaatagtGGCTAGttagaaaaacaaaagattATGTACTTACTTTACAAAGGGCTCTATACTCCTTCTGAAGACGCTTAACGCATGCTTTCTCCGCCATTCAACTAATTCAGAGCAGTATCAAGAGGCACTACACTATACTCTGTTTCTTTATTCTCAAAAGAAATTTCCTGCTAATCATTGATTAAGAACGTACACatcaatatattgaaaatataattagGACCTCATGATAAGCAACATTACAAACAAGCACCGTAACAAAAAAAGAATGGAGTAACTAAACCATAAAAGGTGGTGCAGATACACATACATGCACAACACAACGTACATAAACACAATATAAGCTGTTATCAATTCAATATATGATCCACCGCATTTTTTAGTATTCAAGAATTAGTACAAGAGCAAACCTAGAATAAGGTGGTAATAATAAGCAATCTctgtaaaatattataaatcGAAACAAACTGGTACCATAATGACGGTAAAACAGAGTTATTAGAAGTAGAGAAGTAGAGAAATAGAAGGAAAGTCGGAGAGAATTCCAGAGAGTTTGATATGAAATGTTCTTGTACATTCATTCTGATTGTATGATAGTGGAATTGTGTAGTTATAGTACAACTAGATGTAATGTAACTAACTCCTAACTGAAACGCCAGCTGTTTCTAACAGAATTCTGACACACAGAAAGGATACTGTACATTCCCAATAGGAGTAACTTCTAAGTAAAATATGAATATGGTGGAGATATACGTGCACTGCTAACATTACACGAATACACACTTGTACAATATCATCATTTAAATTTTAGGATCAACCTAGGATGTTAATAGCGGCGCTATAGCGTGCTATAGCGCTATAGCATAGCGTTTTACCACCTCTCTGCTATGCTATAAGACTGCTTTCCGCTATTTAGAGAAGCGGAAATAGCGGCCGCTATTTGCAGGAAAATAGTGTTTTGTTAGCGGTGGCGTAGCGTTTTGGTAGCGCTATTTGGCCGCTTTAGCGTTTtggagggaaaaaaaattgatgaaaatctttattttggaaataaatcaTAAGTGAGGGGTATTTTGCACTTTTCTACACATCAAAAAGCTACCAACACATCACAACACGTGATTTACTTTTCTATTTGAgttgtttcttctttcttttctcacaTCACGCTCTTCTCCCCTTCTCCTTCAACGGACTCCTTCACCAAATCACCTCTTCTCCTTCAACATCTCCTTCACCAAATCGACTCCTCTGTTTCCTTTCTCCAAATCAACTGCTCTTCTCCTCTTCTTACAAGGTTTGTTCCTTTCTCAAACCTTAATGTGGTGGAGCTTAGAAGTGAAGATGAGGCAGAAGCAGATGTGGTCTCAAGGGCTTCAAAAGATTAATGGCTTGTCATTATTTTGTCTACTTTTAGAActtgcttatgctttattttaatGGGATGTCATTTTGAGTACTTCTAGAATTTTAATGGTATGTCATTTTGAGTACTTCTAGAATTTTAATGGGATGTCATTTCGAGTACTTCTAGAACTTCATGGAATGTTATTAGTCTTTATTTAGAACCTATTTTGATggtaaatgacaatatttagtataattattaagtaagaaagtccttttaattttgtgtattttcctattttagtatttatgtatgttgttggaatttatgtttaatttgtacATGACCGCTATACCGCTATAGCGCTACCCGCTATACCGCAATAGCATTTTTGAGGTTCGGCGCTACACGCCGCTATCCGAGATTAACAACATAGGGATCAACATTATTTAGTATGAAGAATTGATACaagagaattcatgaattatgTGGCATGAAATCAAGGGAGCTGTCCTTTAACTATCTCTAATGACTAAAAGTCAATCTATTAAAACTGGTGATCTCATTTGTAAAAGGACTCAACAAGATAATTCCCTTGTTGTTTAAGATTATAACATTTGGCAACATGACTGAGCTGGTACCAACAGTCAACTCAAATGCAAAAAAGAAGACGCCAACTTAGTCAGAACCAACATAACTGCATCTGCATGTATATCTTCTTTTTTGGTGTGATAATCGTTTGTGAATTTTGAGGAGGATTAGCTATCCAGATGACTTTATAAGACCCTCCAACCAGAAACTAGAAATACCACAGAAGACATACAACAAATGATAGGTTTGTGTATGAAttatggaatggaatggaatggaaatAGAGTTTGTATTGATGAGAATAAGCAAATACAATATGAAAAcagaatgaagaaaacaaagtaACAAACTAGCAGAGAGATTCTACTAGCCCCAAAGCACTAAGTGCCCCAAATCACTATGAAAGTGATCCACACAAACTAACAAAATACGTGAATGAATATTCTCTTTCTACTAAgcactatatatataaccaaTTCCTCATGCAGCACATGCACTCCTCATGCATTCTTTGCCACCTCATCGTTCCTTTCCCTCTCCTActataacaaaaattattttttaagttcattgaataactgatgcaTAGGTCAGACACATCAGTTACTCAacgaatctaaaaagtaatttttttcttataataggGACATGAGGGAGTAGATTATAAAACCTAGTTAGAACAACAATCACATCTGAACATCAATAACCAACAAAGTAACAAACCACAGCAATCCAAATCCATTCATCTCTCAATATAAACCTATCTACACCGACAAATTCTTATTGTGCAGAACCTTGCCCAGTCTATACAAACATTTCACCTAAATTATAGAATTCCCTTGAAATATACCTTTCAATGTTATACCTATAACTGAAGCAATTCCACCTAAACACCATGATCCAAACAAAAATTAGGGTAAATAAAAATTGGGGATGGAGGATGGTAAATTAATTCTAGGGTAATAAGCATTTCCCATTATTTCCCACAACGAATCTCAAAATCAACAATGACCCataaatcaaaaattaaaaatttacacaaacaaataataaaaatcaagCCTTGGTCAAATcccactataaaaaaaatctaaaacaaaaaatcccaaaatcaaaaaatataacaaatcaaGCCTTGCGATTCAACGTGAAGCTGGAATTATGAAATTCGATTTCCACGCGaaatgaaaagaagaagaaa from Trifolium pratense cultivar HEN17-A07 linkage group LG5, ARS_RC_1.1, whole genome shotgun sequence encodes:
- the LOC123884639 gene encoding ubiquitin-conjugating enzyme E2 34-like, which encodes MAEKACVKRLQKEYRALCKEPVSHIVARPSPSDILEWHYVLEGSEGTPFAGGYYYGKIKFPPEYPYKPPGISMTTPNGRFMTQKKICLSMSDFHPESWNPMWSVSSILTGLLSFMMDTSPTTGSVTTTTAEKQRLAKSSLAFNCKNATFRKMFPEYVDNYNLQQEQAASEQHASSESHQDKSSRSVSETNLDSAGEDMKKVEGLNAVRRNKKQPFPTWLMFLLFSIFGVVMALPLLQL